A DNA window from Brassica napus cultivar Da-Ae chromosome A4, Da-Ae, whole genome shotgun sequence contains the following coding sequences:
- the LOC106446959 gene encoding small polypeptide DEVIL 13-like → MEEKWKLSKKETTTSSSSKSKFSRSFSTSASSAKSPLFARSSSTKCSVPLSSSSSSSISRSFSRKERKSSSSPSSSITRKYSSLAKEQKARFYIMRRCVAMLVCWHKHGDS, encoded by the coding sequence GAGAAGTGGAAGCTGTCGAAGAAAGAGACaacaacttcttcttcctctaagTCAAAGTTCTCAAGAAGCTTCTCAACAAGTGCTTCATCTGCTAAATCTCCACTATTCGCAAGGAGTTCCTCTACTAAATGCTCTGTTCCCttatcctcatcttcttcatcttcaatctctagaagcttctcaagaaaagagagaaaatcgTCTtcctctccatcttcttctatCACTCGAAAATACAGCAGCTTGGCTAAGGAACAAAAGGCAAGGTTTTACATCATGAGAAGGTGTGTGGCTATGCTTGTTTGTTGGCATAAACATGGAGATTCTTAA
- the LOC106446948 gene encoding pumilio homolog 2 isoform X2 — protein MIPELGRRTMQQDPSFGDEYEKEIGALLGEQQRRQEEADELERELNLYRSGSAPPTVDGSFTAAGGLFSGGGPFIDFGNKGNGFVGGDDDEIRKDPEYLSYYYANMKLNPRLPPPLMSREDLRIAQRVKGSSAVIGDRRKGDDGSSRSLFSMPPGFEQMKQQQHESSSSEWDANGLIGLDLGGKQKSFADIFQADHPVPSRPASRNAAFDEKVSPTNNQSPSASQGGVGAASPFSYAAVLGSSLSRNGTPDPQAIGRVPSPCLTPIGSGRVSVNDKRNTSNQSPFNGVTSGLTEASDLAAALSGMNLTGSGQAEQDVEKVRNYMFGGGHGDLNQQGHKATDSWRRGSAAGGGLPGPYHPQHLERPNYYPNNYALNPGVSSLMASQLGSNNFSPMYEDVGYSGVDSRLHGRGLGQNLSESHNLGGRISNRMMAGGGAGLLQSHIADPMYHQYADSLDLLTDHQYGNSYMNMLELQRAYLGAQKSQYGVPYKSGSPNSRSSYYGSPTFGSANMSFPGSPLAHHAMQSSLMAPCSPMRRGGEVDMRYPSAAGRNYHPGGVMDSWHMDGGFGSSLLEEFKSNKTRGFELSEIATHVVEFSADQYGSRFIQQKLETATTDEKNMVYEEIMPHALALMTDVFGNYVIQKFFEHGLPAQRRELAEKLFDNVLALSLQMYGCRVIQKAIEVVDLDQKIKMVKELDGHVMRCVRDQNGNHVVQKCIECVPEENIGFIISTFFGQVVTLSTHPYGCRVIQHVLEHGKPDERTVIIKELAGKIVQMSQQKFASNVVEKCLTFGGPEERELLVNEMLGTTDENEPLQAMMKDQFANYVVQKVLETCDDQRRELILTRIKVHLNALKKYTYGKHIVARVEKLVAAGERRMGLQSVNQPQMV, from the exons ATGATTCCAGAGCTGGGAAGAAGGACGATGCAACAAGATCCATCTTTTGGGGACGAGTACGAGAAGGAGATTGGCGCTTTACTCGGCGAGCAGCAGCGGCGGCAGGAGGAAGCTGATGAGCTCGAGAGAGAGCTTAACCTGTACAGAAGCGGCTCCGCGCCGCCGACCGTGGACGGTTCTTTCACCGCCGCCGGGGGGCTTTTCAGCGGCGGGGGTCCTTTTATTGACTTTGGGAATAAGGGGAATGGGTTTGTGGGTGGGGACGATGATGAGATTAGGAAGGATCCGGAGTACTTGTCTTACTACTATGCTAACATGAAGCTGAACCCGAGGCTGCCTCCTCCGTTGATGTCTAGGGAGGATCTGAGGATTGCTCAGAGGGTTAAAGGGAGTAGCGCTGTGATTGGGGATAGGAGGAAGGGGGATGATGGTAGTAGTAGATCTTTGTTCTCTATGCCTCCTGGCTTTGAGCAGATGAAGCAGCAGCAGCAtgagtcttcttcttctgagtGGGATGCTAATGGTCTTATTGGTTTGGATCTTGGTGGCAAGCAGAAGAGCTTTGCTGATATCTTTCAG GCTGACCATCCTGTTCCCTCACGTCCTGCGAGCCGCAACGCCGCCTTTGATGAGAAGGTCAGTCCTACAAACAACCAGTCTCCATCTGCATCACAAGGCGGCGTTGGGGCCGCGTCTCCTTTCAGCTACGCAGCTGTTCTAGGCTCTTCGTTGTCTAGAAACGGAACTCCTGATCCTCAGGCTATTGGTAGGGTGCCTAGTCCCTGCCTCACTCCCATTGGGAGCGGGAGAGTGAGCGTAAACGATAAGAGGAACACAAGTAACCAAAGCCCCTTCAACGGTGTCACGTCTGGTCTCACCGAGGCTTCTGATCTCGCAGCTGCTTTATCTGGGATGAACCTGACAGGCAGTGGTCAGGCTGAGCAGGATGTGGAAAAGGTCAGGAACTACATGTTTGGTGGTGGACATGGCGACCTTAATCAACAAGGCCATAAGGCAACTGATTCCTGGAGGAGAGGATCTGCTGCTGGTGGAGGACTACCTGGTCCCTACCATCCTCAGCATCTTGAGAGGCCAAACTATTATCCCAACAACTACGCGTTAAACCCTGGAGTGTCTTCTCTGATGGCGAGCCAGCTTGGGAGTAACAACTTCTCTCCAATGTATGAAGATGTGGGATACTCCGGAGTGGACTCCAGGCTCCATGGGAGAGGTTTGGGTCAAAACCTCTCTGAATCACATAACCTCGGCGGCAGGATCAGTAACCGGATGATGGCAGGAGGAGGTGCTGGTCTTCTCCAGTCACACATCGCCGACCCAATGTACCATCAGTACGCTGACTCGCTAGACCTTCTCACCGATCATCAGTACGGTAACTCTTACATGAACATGCTGGAGCTCCAGAGAGCTTACCTCGGAGCTCAGAAATCACAGTACGGCGTCCCTTACAAGTCCGGCAGCCCTAACAGCCGTAGCAGCTACTACGGTAGTCCAACGTTTGGGTCTGCTAACATGTCGTTCCCTGGAAGCCCATTGGCTCACCACGCTATGCAAAGCTCTCTCATGGCGCCTTGCAGCCCCATGAGGCGAGGAGGTGAAGTTGATATGAGGTATCCATCTGCAGCAGGGAGAAACTATCATCCAGGAGGGGTGATGGACTCTTGGCACATGGATGGAGGCTTTGGCTCTTCACTGCTTGAAGAGTTCAAGAGTAACAAAACTAGAGGGTTTGAGCTGTCTGAAATAGCTACCCATGTTGTTGAGTTCAG TGCGGATCAATATGGGAGCCGGTTTATTCAGCAGAAGCTGGAGACAGCAACAACTGATGAGAAGAACATGGTCTATGAGGAGATCATGCCACATGCTCTTGCCCTGATGACTGATGTTTTCGGAAACTATGTAATCCAAAAg TTCTTTGAGCATGGACTCCCGGCACAGAGGAGAGAATTGGCGGAGAAGCTCTTTGACAACGTTTTGGCACTTAGCTTACAGATGTATGGCTGTCGTGTTATCCAGAAG GCAATAGAGGTGGTTGATCTAGACCAGAAGATCAAGATGGTGAAAGAGCTCGATGGACACGTGATGCGGTGCGTGCGTGATCAGAACGGGAACCACGTGGTTCAGAAGTGCATCGAATGCGTGCCTGAAGAAAACATTGGATTCATCATCTCAACTTTCTTTGGTCAAGTTGTGACACTCTCCACTCACCCCTACGGTTGCCGCGTCATTCAG CACGTTCTGGAGCATGGGAAGCCTGATGAGCGCACGGTGATAATCAAGGAGCTAGCGGGGAAGATTGTGCAGATGAGCCAGCAGAAGTTTGCTTCTAACGTTGTTGAGAAGTGCTTGACTTTTGGAGGTCCTGAGGAGCGGGAGCTGCTCGTTAACGAGATGCTGGGGACTACTGATGAGAACGAGCCTCTTCAG gCAATGATGAAGGATCAGTTTGCGAACTATGTAGTGCAGAAGGTTCTGGAGACGTGCGATGACCAGCGCCGTGAGCTGATTCTGACTAGGATTAAAGTGCACCTCAATGCGTTGAAGAAGTACACTTATGGAAAGCATATTGTTGCCCGTGTTGAAAAGCTCGTTGCTGCTGGAG AGAGGAGAATGGGTTTGCAGTCTGTGAACCAGCCTCAGATGGTGTAA
- the LOC106446948 gene encoding pumilio homolog 1 isoform X1: MIPELGRRTMQQDPSFGDEYEKEIGALLGEQQRRQEEADELERELNLYRSGSAPPTVDGSFTAAGGLFSGGGPFIDFGNKGNGFVGGDDDEIRKDPEYLSYYYANMKLNPRLPPPLMSREDLRIAQRVKGSSAVIGDRRKGDDGSSRSLFSMPPGFEQMKQQQHESSSSEWDANGLIGLDLGGKQKSFADIFQADHPVPSRPASRNAAFDEKVSPTNNQSPSASQGGVGAASPFSYAAVLGSSLSRNGTPDPQAIGRVPSPCLTPIGSGRVSVNDKRNTSNQSPFNGVTSGLTEASDLAAALSGMNLTGSGQAEQDVEKVRNYMFGGGHGDLNQQGHKATDSWRRGSAAGGGLPGPYHPQHLERPNYYPNNYALNPGVSSLMASQLGSNNFSPMYEDVGYSGVDSRLHGRGLGQNLSESHNLGGRISNRMMAGGGAGLLQSHIADPMYHQYADSLDLLTDHQYGNSYMNMLELQRAYLGAQKSQYGVPYKSGSPNSRSSYYGSPTFGSANMSFPGSPLAHHAMQSSLMAPCSPMRRGGEVDMRYPSAAGRNYHPGGVMDSWHMDGGFGSSLLEEFKSNKTRGFELSEIATHVVEFSADQYGSRFIQQKLETATTDEKNMVYEEIMPHALALMTDVFGNYVIQKFFEHGLPAQRRELAEKLFDNVLALSLQMYGCRVIQKAIEVVDLDQKIKMVKELDGHVMRCVRDQNGNHVVQKCIECVPEENIGFIISTFFGQVVTLSTHPYGCRVIQRVLEHCHDPDTQSKVMEEILSTVSMLAQDQYGNYVIQHVLEHGKPDERTVIIKELAGKIVQMSQQKFASNVVEKCLTFGGPEERELLVNEMLGTTDENEPLQAMMKDQFANYVVQKVLETCDDQRRELILTRIKVHLNALKKYTYGKHIVARVEKLVAAGERRMGLQSVNQPQMV; the protein is encoded by the exons ATGATTCCAGAGCTGGGAAGAAGGACGATGCAACAAGATCCATCTTTTGGGGACGAGTACGAGAAGGAGATTGGCGCTTTACTCGGCGAGCAGCAGCGGCGGCAGGAGGAAGCTGATGAGCTCGAGAGAGAGCTTAACCTGTACAGAAGCGGCTCCGCGCCGCCGACCGTGGACGGTTCTTTCACCGCCGCCGGGGGGCTTTTCAGCGGCGGGGGTCCTTTTATTGACTTTGGGAATAAGGGGAATGGGTTTGTGGGTGGGGACGATGATGAGATTAGGAAGGATCCGGAGTACTTGTCTTACTACTATGCTAACATGAAGCTGAACCCGAGGCTGCCTCCTCCGTTGATGTCTAGGGAGGATCTGAGGATTGCTCAGAGGGTTAAAGGGAGTAGCGCTGTGATTGGGGATAGGAGGAAGGGGGATGATGGTAGTAGTAGATCTTTGTTCTCTATGCCTCCTGGCTTTGAGCAGATGAAGCAGCAGCAGCAtgagtcttcttcttctgagtGGGATGCTAATGGTCTTATTGGTTTGGATCTTGGTGGCAAGCAGAAGAGCTTTGCTGATATCTTTCAG GCTGACCATCCTGTTCCCTCACGTCCTGCGAGCCGCAACGCCGCCTTTGATGAGAAGGTCAGTCCTACAAACAACCAGTCTCCATCTGCATCACAAGGCGGCGTTGGGGCCGCGTCTCCTTTCAGCTACGCAGCTGTTCTAGGCTCTTCGTTGTCTAGAAACGGAACTCCTGATCCTCAGGCTATTGGTAGGGTGCCTAGTCCCTGCCTCACTCCCATTGGGAGCGGGAGAGTGAGCGTAAACGATAAGAGGAACACAAGTAACCAAAGCCCCTTCAACGGTGTCACGTCTGGTCTCACCGAGGCTTCTGATCTCGCAGCTGCTTTATCTGGGATGAACCTGACAGGCAGTGGTCAGGCTGAGCAGGATGTGGAAAAGGTCAGGAACTACATGTTTGGTGGTGGACATGGCGACCTTAATCAACAAGGCCATAAGGCAACTGATTCCTGGAGGAGAGGATCTGCTGCTGGTGGAGGACTACCTGGTCCCTACCATCCTCAGCATCTTGAGAGGCCAAACTATTATCCCAACAACTACGCGTTAAACCCTGGAGTGTCTTCTCTGATGGCGAGCCAGCTTGGGAGTAACAACTTCTCTCCAATGTATGAAGATGTGGGATACTCCGGAGTGGACTCCAGGCTCCATGGGAGAGGTTTGGGTCAAAACCTCTCTGAATCACATAACCTCGGCGGCAGGATCAGTAACCGGATGATGGCAGGAGGAGGTGCTGGTCTTCTCCAGTCACACATCGCCGACCCAATGTACCATCAGTACGCTGACTCGCTAGACCTTCTCACCGATCATCAGTACGGTAACTCTTACATGAACATGCTGGAGCTCCAGAGAGCTTACCTCGGAGCTCAGAAATCACAGTACGGCGTCCCTTACAAGTCCGGCAGCCCTAACAGCCGTAGCAGCTACTACGGTAGTCCAACGTTTGGGTCTGCTAACATGTCGTTCCCTGGAAGCCCATTGGCTCACCACGCTATGCAAAGCTCTCTCATGGCGCCTTGCAGCCCCATGAGGCGAGGAGGTGAAGTTGATATGAGGTATCCATCTGCAGCAGGGAGAAACTATCATCCAGGAGGGGTGATGGACTCTTGGCACATGGATGGAGGCTTTGGCTCTTCACTGCTTGAAGAGTTCAAGAGTAACAAAACTAGAGGGTTTGAGCTGTCTGAAATAGCTACCCATGTTGTTGAGTTCAG TGCGGATCAATATGGGAGCCGGTTTATTCAGCAGAAGCTGGAGACAGCAACAACTGATGAGAAGAACATGGTCTATGAGGAGATCATGCCACATGCTCTTGCCCTGATGACTGATGTTTTCGGAAACTATGTAATCCAAAAg TTCTTTGAGCATGGACTCCCGGCACAGAGGAGAGAATTGGCGGAGAAGCTCTTTGACAACGTTTTGGCACTTAGCTTACAGATGTATGGCTGTCGTGTTATCCAGAAG GCAATAGAGGTGGTTGATCTAGACCAGAAGATCAAGATGGTGAAAGAGCTCGATGGACACGTGATGCGGTGCGTGCGTGATCAGAACGGGAACCACGTGGTTCAGAAGTGCATCGAATGCGTGCCTGAAGAAAACATTGGATTCATCATCTCAACTTTCTTTGGTCAAGTTGTGACACTCTCCACTCACCCCTACGGTTGCCGCGTCATTCAG AGGGTATTGGAACACTGCCATGATCCGGATACACAGAGCAAGGTGATGGAAGAGATCCTCTCCACAGTTAGCATGTTGGCTCAAGATCAGTATGGAAACTATGTCATTCag CACGTTCTGGAGCATGGGAAGCCTGATGAGCGCACGGTGATAATCAAGGAGCTAGCGGGGAAGATTGTGCAGATGAGCCAGCAGAAGTTTGCTTCTAACGTTGTTGAGAAGTGCTTGACTTTTGGAGGTCCTGAGGAGCGGGAGCTGCTCGTTAACGAGATGCTGGGGACTACTGATGAGAACGAGCCTCTTCAG gCAATGATGAAGGATCAGTTTGCGAACTATGTAGTGCAGAAGGTTCTGGAGACGTGCGATGACCAGCGCCGTGAGCTGATTCTGACTAGGATTAAAGTGCACCTCAATGCGTTGAAGAAGTACACTTATGGAAAGCATATTGTTGCCCGTGTTGAAAAGCTCGTTGCTGCTGGAG AGAGGAGAATGGGTTTGCAGTCTGTGAACCAGCCTCAGATGGTGTAA
- the LOC106446954 gene encoding tropinone reductase homolog At2g29260, chloroplastic-like: MASRLYTNSPQNLHFVASSTKTHSFKTSVTVRCASIATSPNNRWSLHGMSALVTGGTRGIGRAIVEELVGLGAKVHTCARNETELKESLRDWNRSGFQVDGSVCDVSDRAQRESLMETVSSLFHGKLHILVNNVGTNIRKPMVDFTPEEFSTLLSTNFESVFHLCQLAYPMLRATETGCVVSISSVSGFVSLKNMSVQSATKGAINQLTRNLACEWAKDNIRVNAVAPWYIKTSMVEQVLSNKDYLDEVYSVTPLGRLGEPREVSSAVAFLCLPASSYITGQIVRVDGGMSINGFSPRHD, from the exons ATGGCTTCTCGCTTGTACACAAACTCACCTCAAAACCTTCACTTTGTTGCTTCTTCCACTAAAACTCACTCTTTCAAAACATCCGTCACCGTCCGTTGCGCATCCATTGCCACATCACCCAACAACAGGTGGTCTCTCCATGGAATGTCTGCTCTTGTCACCGGTGGCACTCGAGGCATcgg GCGTGCGATTGTTGAAGAGCTGGTCGGCCTTGGAGCAAAGGTTCACACTTGCGCTCGCAATGAGACAGAACTCAAAGAATCTTTGAGAGACTGGAACCGTTCGGGTTTCCAAGTTGATGGGTCGGTCTGCGATGTCTCTGATCGAGCTCAGCGAGAGAGCTTGATGGAAACTGTCTCCTCTCTCTTCCATGGGAAGCTTCATATCCTT GTAAACAATGTTGGGACGAACATCAGGAAACCAATGGTAGATTTCACTCCTGAAGAGTTTTCAACTCTCCTTTCCACGAATTTCGAATCGGTTTTTCATCTATGCCAACTTGCTTATCCGATGCTTAGAGCAACTGAGACTGGATGTGTTGTGTCCATATCCTCTGTTTCTGGTTTCGTCTCTCTCAAGAACATGTCTGTCCAATCTGCAACCAAAG gAGCAATCAATCAACTTACGAGAAACTTAGCTTGCGAGTGGGCTAAGGATAATATAAGGGTCAATGCTGTTGCTCCTTGGTATATCAAGACATCTATGGTGGAGCAA GTTCTTAGCAACAAAGACTACTTGGATGAAGTTTACTCTGTAACTCCTCTTGGTCGGCTTGGAGAACCGAGAGAAGTGTCTTCTGCAGTGGCGTTTTTATGCCTACCTGCATCATCTTATATCACAGGGCAGATTGTGCGTGTTGATGGAGGAATGTCTATAAACGGTTTCTCCCCACGACATGATTAG
- the LOC106446956 gene encoding tropinone reductase homolog At2g29330-like isoform X1: MMDNKRWSLQGMTALVTGGARGIGFAIVEELAAFGAKVHVCDISETLLNQSLNEWQKKGFQVSGSVCDVSSRPERETLMQTVSSLFGGKLNVLVNNVGGVRAKPTLEYTAEDFSFHITTNLESAYHLSQLSHPLLKASGSGSIVFISSIAGVVSAANYVSIYSATKGALNQLARNLACEWAIDGIRANAVAPNAINTPLSQPFLDDLGLKESLFSRTPLGRAGEPREVASLVVFLCLPAASYITGQTICVDGGLTVNGFFYQPQA; the protein is encoded by the exons ATGATGGATAACAAGAGATGGAGTCTTCAAGGTATGACTGCTCTTGTGACCGGTGGAGCCAGAGGAATCGG GTTTGCCATTGTAGAGGAGTTGGCTGCTTTTGGAGCTAAAGTCCATGTATGCGACATATCTGAAACACTTCTCAATCAAAGTTTAAACGAATGGCAAAAGAAAGGGTTTCAAGTGAGTGGTTCAGTATGTGATGTATCCTCTCGTCCCGAGAGAGAAACACTTATGCAAACTGTCTCCTCGTTGTTTGGTGGCAAGCTCAACGTTCTA GTAAACAATGTAGGGGGAGTCCGCGCAAAGCCAACACTAGAATACACAGCTGAGGATTTCTCGTTTCATATAACAACAAACTTGGAGTCTGCTTATCATCTTAGCCAGCTTTCACATCCTCTCCTAAAAGCTTCAGGATCCGGAAGCAttgtcttcatttcttctaTTGCAGGGGTTGTATCAGCAGCAAACTATGTATCCATCTATAGTGCAACCAAAG GAGCTCTGAATCAACTGGCTAGAAACTTGGCATGCGAATGGGCAATTGATGGGATAAGAGCCAACGCCGTTGCACCTAATGCTATCAATACTCCTCTGTCTCAACCt TTTCTTGATGACCTCGGTTTGAAGGAGAGCTTGTTCAGTAGAACTCCACTTGGTCGAGCTGGAGAACCTAGAGAAGTTGCATCACTAGTGGTTTTCTTGTGTCTACCAGCAGCTTCATATATAACAGGTCAAACCATTTGTGTTGATGGAGGCCTCACTGTTAACGGTTTCTTTTATCAACCACAGGCTTGA
- the LOC106446956 gene encoding tropinone reductase homolog At2g29330-like isoform X2, with protein sequence MESSRYDCSCDRWSQRNRFRFAIVEELAAFGAKVHVCDISETLLNQSLNEWQKKGFQVSGSVCDVSSRPERETLMQTVSSLFGGKLNVLVNNVGGVRAKPTLEYTAEDFSFHITTNLESAYHLSQLSHPLLKASGSGSIVFISSIAGVVSAANYVSIYSATKGALNQLARNLACEWAIDGIRANAVAPNAINTPLSQPFLDDLGLKESLFSRTPLGRAGEPREVASLVVFLCLPAASYITGQTICVDGGLTVNGFFYQPQA encoded by the exons ATGGAGTCTTCAAGGTATGACTGCTCTTGTGACCGGTGGAGCCAGAGGAATCGG TTTAGGTTTGCCATTGTAGAGGAGTTGGCTGCTTTTGGAGCTAAAGTCCATGTATGCGACATATCTGAAACACTTCTCAATCAAAGTTTAAACGAATGGCAAAAGAAAGGGTTTCAAGTGAGTGGTTCAGTATGTGATGTATCCTCTCGTCCCGAGAGAGAAACACTTATGCAAACTGTCTCCTCGTTGTTTGGTGGCAAGCTCAACGTTCTA GTAAACAATGTAGGGGGAGTCCGCGCAAAGCCAACACTAGAATACACAGCTGAGGATTTCTCGTTTCATATAACAACAAACTTGGAGTCTGCTTATCATCTTAGCCAGCTTTCACATCCTCTCCTAAAAGCTTCAGGATCCGGAAGCAttgtcttcatttcttctaTTGCAGGGGTTGTATCAGCAGCAAACTATGTATCCATCTATAGTGCAACCAAAG GAGCTCTGAATCAACTGGCTAGAAACTTGGCATGCGAATGGGCAATTGATGGGATAAGAGCCAACGCCGTTGCACCTAATGCTATCAATACTCCTCTGTCTCAACCt TTTCTTGATGACCTCGGTTTGAAGGAGAGCTTGTTCAGTAGAACTCCACTTGGTCGAGCTGGAGAACCTAGAGAAGTTGCATCACTAGTGGTTTTCTTGTGTCTACCAGCAGCTTCATATATAACAGGTCAAACCATTTGTGTTGATGGAGGCCTCACTGTTAACGGTTTCTTTTATCAACCACAGGCTTGA
- the LOC106446957 gene encoding tropinone reductase homolog At2g29310-like isoform X1, translating into MDKRWSLQGMTALVTGGASGIGYAIVEELASFGAKVHVCDISETLLNQSLSEWEKKGFQVSGSVCDVTSRPERETLIQKVSSLFDGKLNIFVNNVGVLRGKPTIEYGADDFAFHISTNLESAYHISQLSHPLLKASGYGSIVFLSSVAGVVFTSGGSIYSLTKGALNQLARNLACEWAKDSIRANAVAPNIIKTPLALPYLEDVGFREGLFGRTPLGRAGEPHEVASLVVFLCLPAASYITGQTICVDGGLTINGFSYQPQA; encoded by the exons atggaTAAGAGATGGAGTCTTCAAGGTATGACTGCTCTTGTAACGGGTGGAGCCAGCGGAATCGG GTATGCCATAGTAGAGGAGTTAGCTAGCTTTGGGGCCAAAGTCCATGTATGCGACATATCTGAAACTTTGCTCAATCAAAGTTTAAGTGAATGGGAAAAGAAAGGGTTTCAAGTGAGTGGCTCAGTCTGTGATGTAACCTCTCGTCCTGAGAGAGAAACTTTGATACAAAAAGTCTCCTCGCTGTTTGATGGCAAGCTCAACATTTTT GTGAACAATGTGGGAGTGCTTCGCGGAAAGCCAACAATAGAATATGGAGCAGACGATTTCGCTTTCCATATCTCAACAAACTTGGAATCTGCTTACCATATTAGCCAGCTTTCACATCCTCTCCTAAAGGCTTCAGGCTATGGGAGCATTGTCTTCTTGTCCTCTGTTGCAGGGGTTGTATTCACTAGCGGCGGATCCATTTACAGTCTAACCAAAG GAGCTCTAAATCAGCTAGCTAGAAATTTGGCATGTGAATGGGCAAAAGACAGCATAAGAGCCAACGCTGTTGCACCTAATATCATCAAGACTCCGCTGGCCCTACct TATCTTGAGGACGTCGGGTTCAGGGAAGGCCTGTTCGGTAGAACTCCACTTGGTCGAGCTGGAGAGCCGCATGAAGTTGCATCACTAGTGGTCTTCTTGTGTCTTCCTGCAGCTTCTTATATTACTGGTCAGACCATTTGTGTTGATGGAGGCCTAACGATTAACGGTTTCTCATACCAACCACAAGCTTGA
- the LOC106446957 gene encoding tropinone reductase homolog At2g29310-like isoform X2, producing MESSRYDCSCNGWSQRNRVFCGMCRYAIVEELASFGAKVHVCDISETLLNQSLSEWEKKGFQVSGSVCDVTSRPERETLIQKVSSLFDGKLNIFVNNVGVLRGKPTIEYGADDFAFHISTNLESAYHISQLSHPLLKASGYGSIVFLSSVAGVVFTSGGSIYSLTKGALNQLARNLACEWAKDSIRANAVAPNIIKTPLALPYLEDVGFREGLFGRTPLGRAGEPHEVASLVVFLCLPAASYITGQTICVDGGLTINGFSYQPQA from the exons ATGGAGTCTTCAAGGTATGACTGCTCTTGTAACGGGTGGAGCCAGCGGAATCGGGTTT TTTGTGGAATGTGTAGGTATGCCATAGTAGAGGAGTTAGCTAGCTTTGGGGCCAAAGTCCATGTATGCGACATATCTGAAACTTTGCTCAATCAAAGTTTAAGTGAATGGGAAAAGAAAGGGTTTCAAGTGAGTGGCTCAGTCTGTGATGTAACCTCTCGTCCTGAGAGAGAAACTTTGATACAAAAAGTCTCCTCGCTGTTTGATGGCAAGCTCAACATTTTT GTGAACAATGTGGGAGTGCTTCGCGGAAAGCCAACAATAGAATATGGAGCAGACGATTTCGCTTTCCATATCTCAACAAACTTGGAATCTGCTTACCATATTAGCCAGCTTTCACATCCTCTCCTAAAGGCTTCAGGCTATGGGAGCATTGTCTTCTTGTCCTCTGTTGCAGGGGTTGTATTCACTAGCGGCGGATCCATTTACAGTCTAACCAAAG GAGCTCTAAATCAGCTAGCTAGAAATTTGGCATGTGAATGGGCAAAAGACAGCATAAGAGCCAACGCTGTTGCACCTAATATCATCAAGACTCCGCTGGCCCTACct TATCTTGAGGACGTCGGGTTCAGGGAAGGCCTGTTCGGTAGAACTCCACTTGGTCGAGCTGGAGAGCCGCATGAAGTTGCATCACTAGTGGTCTTCTTGTGTCTTCCTGCAGCTTCTTATATTACTGGTCAGACCATTTGTGTTGATGGAGGCCTAACGATTAACGGTTTCTCATACCAACCACAAGCTTGA